A region from the Francisella orientalis FNO12 genome encodes:
- the glpK gene encoding glycerol kinase GlpK, giving the protein MSKQFILAIDQGTTSSRAIIFDKKGNIKKIAQKEFTQIYPKSGWVEHDPMEIWASQSSIVREALEYARVSPRDIAAIGITNQRETTVVWDKNTGQPVYNAIVWQCRRTSHICDEINKNEDLKKYIRKNTGLIVDAYFSATKIKWILDNVDGAREKAEKGNLLFGTIDTWLIWNLTKGEVHATDFSNASRTMLFNINTLEWDKKVLEYLDIPVSMLPEVRSSSGDFGHTHPSTLGGARIPIAGVAGDQQSALFGHCCFEEGMAKNTYGTGCFALMNVGDKPIFSDAGLLTTIAWAEDGKPTYALEGSVFIAGAVIQWIRDGLGLVRSAEDSEYYATKIDSTDGVYLVPAFVGLGTPYWDMYARGTIVGITRDTGREHIIRAALEAIAYQAKDILDCMKEDTGLDLTGLRVDGGAVQNNFLMQFQSDILQSEISKPKISEITGLGVVFLAGLAVGFWKDKEELKTILTTEKTFEPKKDHKTVAHDYKGWKKAVQRSMAWAE; this is encoded by the coding sequence ATGTCCAAGCAATTTATATTGGCAATAGATCAAGGTACTACTAGTTCACGAGCAATAATTTTTGATAAAAAAGGAAATATCAAAAAAATAGCACAAAAAGAGTTTACACAGATTTATCCAAAAAGTGGTTGGGTAGAGCATGATCCAATGGAAATATGGGCATCACAAAGTAGTATTGTTAGAGAAGCTCTTGAGTATGCTAGAGTTTCTCCTAGAGATATAGCAGCGATTGGTATCACTAACCAAAGAGAAACAACTGTTGTTTGGGATAAAAATACAGGTCAACCAGTATATAATGCTATAGTGTGGCAGTGTCGTAGAACATCGCATATTTGTGATGAAATTAACAAGAACGAAGATCTTAAAAAATATATCCGTAAAAACACAGGTCTTATTGTTGATGCGTATTTCTCTGCCACAAAAATCAAATGGATTTTAGACAATGTTGACGGAGCTAGAGAAAAAGCAGAAAAAGGAAATTTACTTTTTGGAACAATTGATACTTGGTTAATCTGGAATTTAACTAAGGGTGAAGTTCACGCTACTGACTTTTCAAATGCTTCAAGAACAATGTTGTTCAATATCAATACACTTGAATGGGACAAAAAAGTTCTAGAGTATTTAGATATTCCAGTATCAATGTTGCCAGAGGTTAGATCTTCGAGTGGTGATTTTGGACATACACACCCTAGCACTCTAGGAGGTGCGCGCATTCCAATAGCAGGAGTTGCTGGAGATCAGCAGTCAGCATTGTTTGGACACTGCTGTTTTGAAGAAGGAATGGCAAAAAATACTTATGGTACGGGATGTTTTGCTCTAATGAATGTGGGTGACAAGCCTATATTTTCTGATGCTGGTTTACTGACTACAATCGCTTGGGCTGAGGATGGTAAACCAACCTATGCTTTAGAGGGGAGTGTCTTTATTGCAGGAGCAGTTATCCAATGGATTAGAGATGGTCTAGGTCTTGTACGTTCTGCAGAGGATAGTGAGTACTATGCAACAAAAATAGACTCAACTGATGGTGTGTACTTGGTACCAGCATTTGTTGGACTTGGTACGCCATATTGGGATATGTATGCTCGTGGGACTATTGTTGGTATCACTCGAGATACTGGACGTGAGCATATTATTAGAGCGGCTCTTGAGGCTATAGCTTATCAAGCAAAGGATATTTTAGATTGTATGAAAGAAGATACCGGTCTTGATTTGACAGGTCTTCGTGTCGATGGTGGTGCAGTGCAAAATAATTTCTTGATGCAATTTCAATCAGATATCTTACAGTCAGAAATTTCTAAGCCTAAAATTAGTGAGATTACAGGTTTGGGAGTGGTATTCTTGGCAGGTCTGGCTGTAGGATTCTGGAAAGATAAAGAAGAACTTAAGACTATTCTTACAACAGAAAAAACTTTTGAGCCGAAAAAAGATCATAAAACTGTAGCACATGATTACAAAGGCTGGAAAAAAGCAGTTCAAAGAAGTATGGCTTGGGCTGAATAA
- the tuf gene encoding elongation factor Tu, which produces MAKEKFERSKPHVNVGTIGHVDHGKTTLTAAITKVMAEKNGGSARKFDEIDNAPEEKARGITINTSHVEYESPNRHYAHVDCPGHADYVKNMITGAAQMDGAILVCSAADGPMPQTREHILLSRQVGVPYIVVFLNKCDMVDDEELLELVEMEVRELLDQYDFPGDDTPVIMGSALKAIEGEEQYVEKIVELVAAMDDYIPAPERDTAKPFILPIEDVFSISGRGTVVTGRIERGVVNVGDEVEVVGIRPTQKTTVTGVEMFRKLLDKGEAGDNVGILVRGLKRDDVERGQVLCKPGSIKPHTKFEAEVYVLSKEEGGRHTPFFKGYRPQFYFRTTDITGAVELPEGVEMVMPGDNIKMTITLINPIAMDEGLRFAIREGGRTVGAGVVAKIIE; this is translated from the coding sequence ATGGCTAAAGAAAAATTTGAACGTTCGAAGCCGCACGTAAACGTAGGTACAATTGGTCACGTTGACCATGGTAAGACTACTCTTACTGCTGCTATCACTAAAGTTATGGCTGAAAAGAACGGTGGTTCAGCTCGTAAGTTTGATGAGATCGATAATGCGCCTGAAGAAAAGGCGCGCGGTATTACTATTAATACTTCTCACGTAGAGTATGAGTCTCCAAATAGACACTATGCTCATGTTGACTGTCCAGGGCACGCGGACTACGTTAAAAACATGATTACTGGTGCTGCTCAAATGGATGGTGCTATCCTGGTATGTTCTGCTGCAGATGGTCCTATGCCACAAACTCGTGAGCACATCTTACTTTCTCGTCAGGTTGGTGTACCGTATATAGTTGTTTTCTTGAACAAGTGTGACATGGTGGATGACGAAGAGTTGCTAGAGTTGGTAGAGATGGAAGTTCGTGAGCTTCTTGATCAGTATGATTTCCCTGGTGATGATACTCCAGTTATCATGGGTTCTGCTCTTAAAGCTATCGAAGGTGAAGAGCAATATGTTGAGAAAATTGTTGAGCTAGTTGCTGCTATGGATGATTATATTCCAGCTCCTGAGCGTGACACTGCTAAGCCATTCATTCTTCCAATTGAAGATGTATTCTCAATCTCTGGTCGTGGTACAGTAGTGACTGGTCGTATTGAGCGTGGTGTTGTGAATGTTGGTGATGAAGTTGAAGTTGTTGGTATTCGTCCAACTCAAAAAACTACTGTGACTGGTGTTGAAATGTTCCGTAAGCTTCTTGACAAAGGGGAAGCTGGTGATAATGTAGGTATCCTAGTTCGTGGTCTTAAAAGAGATGATGTTGAGCGTGGTCAAGTACTATGTAAGCCAGGTTCAATTAAGCCGCATACTAAGTTTGAAGCTGAAGTGTATGTTCTTTCTAAAGAAGAAGGTGGTAGACATACTCCATTCTTCAAAGGATATAGACCACAGTTCTACTTCCGTACTACAGATATTACTGGTGCTGTTGAGTTGCCAGAAGGTGTTGAAATGGTAATGCCTGGTGATAACATTAAGATGACTATCACTTTAATCAATCCAATCGCTATGGACGAAGGTCTACGTTTTGCTATCCGTGAGGGTGGTAGAACGGTTGGTGCTGGTGTTGTTGCTAAAATTATCGAATAA
- a CDS encoding MFS transporter: protein MQKITRAGFTIWFICAFFYALEFIIRASGNSLYNDFSTTPYNLTAEQISVLSSAFYWAYVASQLPAGILLDKFGVKKIMAISTLIFSIGVLIATMATSPEYLILYRVLAGIGGGFAFLSALKAIAIWLPKRTFPLFTGATQMLMYGAGALTGLPLVILTNHFSIQVIMSGILVVSIIMFLSVLFFIPFKEPHNQTDTDELADTHTKIEDIPIVFKIKQILLNGFFCFTIYGTTAIFADLWSYRFLSLDGYPEHYAGLASSMIFIGIAIFSPLWGVVATLLNKQKALLTWASIFGLFIVVAVIYLHVNPIIMCILCVLWGGMQAAHVLNFTILRQHISPMYIATGIATVNLFIPLSGAVLQPFVGYMVSFFENYGFGQLEAFKYSLFILPILMLLSVLLSLFIKEKKA from the coding sequence ATGCAAAAAATTACAAGAGCCGGTTTTACGATATGGTTTATATGCGCGTTTTTTTATGCGCTTGAGTTTATAATTCGAGCTTCAGGAAATTCACTCTATAATGATTTTTCTACAACTCCATATAATTTAACAGCAGAACAAATTAGCGTACTAAGTTCGGCATTTTACTGGGCTTATGTTGCTTCACAGCTTCCAGCTGGTATTTTGCTTGATAAATTTGGAGTCAAAAAGATTATGGCAATAAGTACTTTGATATTCTCTATAGGGGTTCTTATCGCAACTATGGCTACATCTCCAGAGTATCTTATTTTATATAGAGTATTAGCTGGTATTGGCGGTGGTTTTGCTTTCTTATCTGCGCTAAAAGCGATAGCTATATGGCTTCCTAAAAGAACTTTTCCGCTATTCACGGGCGCGACTCAGATGCTTATGTATGGTGCAGGTGCTCTTACGGGGCTACCATTAGTGATTTTAACAAATCATTTTAGTATTCAAGTGATAATGTCTGGAATTCTTGTTGTTTCAATAATTATGTTCTTAAGTGTATTGTTTTTCATACCATTTAAAGAACCTCATAATCAGACTGATACTGATGAATTAGCTGACACTCATACCAAGATTGAAGATATTCCTATAGTTTTTAAGATAAAGCAAATTTTACTAAATGGATTTTTCTGTTTCACAATTTATGGTACGACAGCTATTTTTGCAGATTTATGGAGCTATAGATTCTTGAGTTTGGATGGATATCCTGAGCACTATGCTGGTTTAGCATCGTCGATGATATTTATTGGGATTGCAATTTTTAGCCCTTTATGGGGAGTTGTAGCAACGCTGTTGAACAAACAAAAAGCCTTACTTACATGGGCTTCAATTTTTGGTTTATTTATCGTTGTGGCTGTTATATATCTGCATGTTAATCCAATAATTATGTGTATATTGTGCGTGCTATGGGGTGGGATGCAAGCAGCTCACGTTCTTAATTTTACAATTTTGCGTCAACACATCAGTCCAATGTATATAGCTACTGGTATTGCTACAGTTAATTTATTTATACCTTTAAGTGGTGCTGTACTTCAGCCATTTGTTGGATATATGGTTTCATTTTTTGAAAATTATGGCTTTGGACAGTTAGAAGCTTTTAAATATTCGTTATTCATTTTGCCTATATTAATGCTTTTATCTGTATTATTATCTCTTTTTATTAAAGAGAAAAAAGCTTAG
- the rplA gene encoding 50S ribosomal protein L1 — protein MAKISKRMKEISAKIDAEKKYPVSEAFDILRDVSSVKFVESVDVSVALGVDSRKSDQVVRGASVLPNGTGKTVRVAVFAKGPAADAAKEAGADIVGMEDLADEVKKGNMDFDVVIASPDSMRVVGQLGQILGPKGLMPNPKVGTVTMDVAKAVRDAKAGQVRYRVDKAGIIHTTIGKVNFTSDALKQNLEQLLADLKKAKPSVSKGIYLKKVSVSSTMGPGIRVDFSDLNI, from the coding sequence ATGGCTAAAATTTCAAAAAGAATGAAAGAAATCTCAGCTAAGATTGATGCTGAGAAAAAATATCCTGTATCAGAAGCTTTTGATATTTTAAGAGATGTTTCATCTGTTAAGTTTGTTGAATCTGTTGATGTTTCAGTTGCTCTTGGTGTTGATTCGCGCAAATCTGATCAAGTTGTAAGAGGAGCTTCTGTTCTTCCTAATGGTACTGGAAAAACTGTAAGAGTTGCAGTTTTTGCAAAAGGTCCTGCTGCTGATGCTGCTAAAGAAGCTGGCGCAGATATTGTAGGTATGGAAGATCTGGCTGACGAAGTTAAAAAAGGCAATATGGACTTTGATGTTGTTATCGCATCTCCTGATTCAATGAGAGTTGTTGGACAGCTTGGTCAAATCCTTGGTCCTAAAGGTCTTATGCCAAACCCTAAGGTTGGTACTGTAACTATGGATGTTGCTAAAGCAGTTAGAGATGCTAAAGCAGGTCAAGTTAGATATAGAGTGGATAAAGCAGGTATAATTCATACTACTATTGGTAAGGTAAACTTTACTAGTGATGCTTTAAAACAGAATTTAGAGCAGCTGTTAGCTGATCTTAAAAAAGCAAAACCATCAGTATCAAAAGGTATATATCTGAAGAAAGTTTCTGTATCTAGTACAATGGGTCCAGGAATAAGAGTTGACTTTTCAGATTTAAATATATAG
- a CDS encoding glycerol-3-phosphate dehydrogenase/oxidase: protein MKKEYDIIIIGGGATGFGCAIEAVSRGYKTLLLEAYDFGKGTSSKSTKLIHGGLRYLENFDFALVKEGLEERFSFLHNAPHLTHKQSYLIPTRSYFETVKYTIGVKLYEFLSGKYKIGKSYNLNKQQTLAILPNIEDSKLKKSLVYYDGQFDDTRLLISLMKTFEFKGGVALNYHKVEKIFSSTDSKLDTVKVIDTLSSEQKEFTAKYIVNATGTFTDKTIDIANQQDSHKYVSVAQGTHIVFDREKFPTEHAILIPKTEDGRVLFILPWYNHLIVGTTDIKKEAPSIEPRAEKYEIDFILETFNQYAKTKATIDDIKSVYCGQRPLVSPKNAKNTAKISRKHEIVESKDGLITVVSGKWTIFRRMGQDVLDFIETKKIAQKISKTSDELLVDAIEPKDVYPLKVYGKNVEDIKIIQKELDNHKLLHGDLPYYQAEVIYHVRAEKAKSVEDVLARRTRAAFLDIKASIAAAPVVAELMAKELGKDQSWQDQQVTNFKEFAKNFDVDELYK from the coding sequence ATGAAAAAAGAATACGACATAATAATAATAGGTGGAGGTGCAACTGGTTTTGGTTGTGCTATTGAAGCGGTTTCAAGAGGCTATAAAACTTTGCTTTTAGAGGCTTATGATTTTGGTAAAGGTACATCTTCAAAATCAACTAAGTTGATACATGGTGGTTTAAGGTACCTAGAGAATTTTGATTTTGCTCTAGTAAAAGAGGGTTTGGAAGAGAGATTTTCATTCTTGCATAATGCTCCACATTTAACTCATAAACAGTCCTATCTAATACCAACGCGTAGTTATTTTGAGACAGTTAAATATACAATTGGTGTTAAGTTGTATGAGTTTTTATCAGGTAAATACAAAATTGGTAAAAGCTATAATCTTAACAAACAACAAACATTAGCAATCTTGCCAAATATCGAAGATTCGAAACTTAAAAAGAGCTTAGTGTATTATGATGGTCAATTTGATGATACTAGGCTTTTGATTTCTTTGATGAAAACTTTTGAGTTCAAAGGCGGTGTTGCTCTTAACTATCATAAAGTAGAAAAGATATTTAGTTCAACGGATTCAAAATTAGATACTGTAAAAGTAATTGATACTTTATCGAGCGAACAAAAAGAATTTACAGCTAAATACATTGTTAATGCAACAGGTACTTTTACCGATAAAACTATAGATATAGCGAATCAGCAAGATTCTCATAAATATGTATCGGTTGCTCAAGGCACACATATTGTTTTTGATAGAGAAAAGTTTCCTACCGAGCATGCAATCTTAATTCCAAAGACAGAGGATGGTCGTGTATTATTTATCTTACCTTGGTATAATCATCTAATAGTGGGTACCACGGATATAAAGAAGGAAGCTCCGAGTATTGAGCCACGAGCGGAAAAATATGAGATTGACTTTATCCTAGAGACATTTAATCAGTATGCAAAAACAAAAGCTACTATTGATGATATTAAGTCTGTATATTGTGGACAAAGACCTCTTGTATCTCCAAAAAATGCTAAAAATACAGCAAAAATCTCGCGTAAACATGAAATTGTAGAGTCAAAGGATGGCTTAATAACAGTTGTTAGTGGTAAATGGACAATCTTTAGAAGAATGGGGCAAGATGTTTTAGATTTTATTGAAACCAAAAAAATTGCTCAAAAAATATCCAAAACTTCTGATGAGTTACTTGTTGATGCTATTGAGCCAAAAGATGTATATCCTTTAAAAGTTTATGGCAAAAATGTTGAAGATATCAAAATCATTCAAAAAGAGTTAGATAATCACAAGTTGCTACATGGTGATTTACCATACTATCAGGCAGAGGTGATTTATCATGTGAGAGCTGAAAAGGCTAAGAGTGTTGAAGATGTATTAGCACGTCGTACTAGGGCAGCGTTTTTGGATATCAAAGCTAGTATTGCTGCAGCTCCAGTAGTAGCAGAGCTTATGGCAAAGGAGCTTGGTAAAGATCAATCATGGCAAGATCAGCAAGTTACTAACTTTAAAGAGTTCGCTAAAAACTTTGATGTGGATGAGTTGTATAAATAA
- the nusG gene encoding transcription termination/antitermination protein NusG gives MLWYVVQVHSGYEKRVKTQLEENIEIAGLKENFGRILVPTESVVEMKGGQKRKSERKYFPGYVLIEADLTTEAWDVIKAVPRVLTVVGSRGKPIPLSKAEVERILGFVEGSTSTVEPRLRKTYHVGEVVRVLEGPFNDFTGVIEEVNYEKSRLRVAVSIFGRSTPVELEFSQVEKES, from the coding sequence ATGCTTTGGTATGTTGTGCAAGTGCACTCAGGTTATGAGAAAAGAGTGAAAACTCAGCTGGAAGAAAATATAGAAATAGCAGGCTTAAAAGAAAACTTTGGTAGAATACTTGTTCCGACAGAGAGTGTTGTTGAAATGAAAGGTGGTCAGAAACGTAAGAGTGAAAGAAAATATTTTCCTGGATATGTTTTGATTGAAGCTGATTTGACAACAGAAGCTTGGGATGTCATAAAGGCTGTACCTAGAGTGTTAACTGTTGTTGGTTCACGAGGTAAGCCAATTCCTTTAAGCAAGGCTGAAGTGGAAAGGATATTAGGATTTGTAGAGGGAAGCACTTCTACTGTTGAACCTAGATTGAGAAAAACTTACCATGTTGGAGAAGTTGTTAGAGTTCTTGAAGGGCCTTTCAATGATTTTACTGGTGTTATTGAAGAAGTTAACTATGAAAAATCAAGATTAAGAGTGGCAGTATCCATCTTTGGTAGATCTACTCCTGTTGAGCTTGAGTTTTCACAGGTTGAAAAAGAGTCTTAG
- the rplJ gene encoding 50S ribosomal protein L10 produces MALRIEDKKAIVAEVAEQVSSALSAAVADYRGLTVNEMTSLRMQARESGVYLRVVRNNLARLAIKGTDFECLGDALKGPLVLALSKDEPGAAAKLFKSFQKDHNAFEVKNLAMSGELFGPEKLDDFAKLPTREEALATLLNVMQAPVTKFVRTLNEIPSQAVRVFAAVGDSK; encoded by the coding sequence ATGGCACTTAGAATAGAGGATAAAAAAGCAATTGTTGCTGAAGTTGCTGAACAAGTATCCTCAGCATTGTCTGCAGCAGTAGCAGACTACCGTGGTTTGACTGTTAATGAAATGACTTCATTAAGAATGCAAGCTCGTGAGTCTGGAGTTTATTTAAGGGTTGTGCGTAACAACTTAGCACGTTTAGCAATTAAAGGAACTGATTTTGAGTGTCTTGGTGATGCTCTTAAAGGTCCTCTTGTTCTTGCTCTTTCTAAGGATGAGCCAGGTGCAGCAGCTAAGCTATTTAAAAGCTTCCAAAAAGATCATAATGCTTTTGAAGTGAAAAATTTAGCCATGTCTGGTGAACTGTTTGGTCCTGAAAAGTTAGATGACTTTGCTAAGCTTCCTACTAGGGAAGAGGCACTTGCTACATTACTTAATGTTATGCAAGCACCAGTTACTAAGTTTGTTCGTACTCTTAATGAGATTCCGTCTCAGGCGGTACGAGTATTTGCTGCTGTTGGAGATAGTAAATAA
- a CDS encoding mechanosensitive ion channel family protein, whose protein sequence is MFDQISIESSLWMNLLISILILAIGFWVSKYIKKLVYRLLEDYDKTVSQFLSSVVYTIFLVLVVVIALAKLGVPISPVTGVLTGIVFGISMSLKASYNIVASGIMLAFSKPFEIGEKVDLGGVKGRIKSIGFLYTKLDDENDNEIVVPNNLILSRVITRFSESENK, encoded by the coding sequence ATGTTTGATCAAATTAGTATTGAAAGTTCATTGTGGATGAATTTACTTATTTCAATTTTAATTTTAGCTATAGGCTTTTGGGTATCTAAGTACATCAAAAAATTAGTCTATCGTTTGCTTGAAGATTATGACAAAACAGTATCGCAATTTTTATCTAGTGTTGTGTATACTATTTTTTTGGTTTTAGTTGTAGTAATCGCATTGGCAAAACTTGGAGTGCCTATATCGCCTGTCACAGGAGTTTTAACAGGGATTGTTTTTGGTATTTCCATGTCTCTTAAGGCATCTTATAATATCGTGGCATCAGGAATTATGCTTGCATTTAGTAAACCTTTTGAGATAGGTGAAAAGGTGGATTTAGGTGGTGTCAAAGGTCGGATTAAGTCAATTGGATTTTTGTATACAAAACTTGATGATGAAAACGATAATGAAATTGTTGTACCAAATAATTTAATTCTTTCTAGAGTTATTACAAGATTCTCTGAATCAGAAAATAAGTAA
- the rplL gene encoding 50S ribosomal protein L7/L12, which yields MSITKEDILNAVAEMSVMDVCDLVKMMEEKFGVSAAAVAVAAAAPAAAAEAAEAAEEKTEFDVVLVDAGSNKIAAIKAVRGATGLGLKEAKDAVEGTPFTVKEAASKDEAEALKKQLEEAGAKVELK from the coding sequence ATGTCTATAACAAAAGAAGATATCCTAAATGCTGTTGCTGAAATGAGTGTAATGGATGTATGTGATTTAGTTAAAATGATGGAAGAAAAATTTGGTGTATCTGCTGCTGCTGTTGCTGTTGCTGCTGCTGCTCCAGCTGCTGCTGCTGAAGCTGCTGAAGCTGCTGAAGAGAAAACTGAATTTGACGTTGTTTTAGTTGACGCTGGTTCAAACAAAATTGCTGCCATTAAAGCAGTAAGAGGCGCTACTGGTCTTGGTCTTAAAGAAGCTAAAGATGCTGTTGAAGGTACTCCTTTCACAGTTAAAGAAGCTGCATCTAAAGATGAAGCCGAGGCTCTTAAGAAGCAACTTGAAGAAGCTGGCGCTAAAGTTGAGCTTAAATAA
- the rplK gene encoding 50S ribosomal protein L11: protein MAKKKIEAIIKLQVAAGKANPSPPIGPALGQHGVNIMGFCKEFNAKTQGMEPGMPIPVEISVYSDRSFTFEMKTPPASYLIKKAIKVKSGSSNPSKDFIGTITREQLEEIAKVKDPDLTAADIDAAVRIIAGSARSMGVKVEGVE from the coding sequence ATGGCTAAGAAAAAAATAGAAGCTATTATCAAGTTGCAAGTTGCAGCAGGGAAGGCGAATCCTAGCCCACCTATTGGTCCTGCATTGGGTCAACACGGTGTTAATATTATGGGATTCTGTAAGGAATTTAATGCAAAGACACAAGGTATGGAACCTGGAATGCCAATACCTGTTGAAATATCAGTGTATAGCGATCGTAGTTTTACTTTTGAAATGAAGACTCCTCCAGCTTCTTATTTAATTAAGAAAGCTATCAAGGTTAAGTCAGGTTCGTCAAATCCTTCAAAAGATTTTATTGGTACTATTACTCGTGAGCAATTAGAAGAGATTGCTAAGGTTAAAGATCCTGATTTAACAGCTGCAGATATTGATGCCGCTGTAAGAATTATTGCGGGTTCTGCACGTAGCATGGGTGTAAAAGTAGAAGGGGTTGAATAA
- a CDS encoding MIP/aquaporin family protein translates to MLEACIAEVIGTMLLILLGNGVVAGVVLNKTKSHNGGWIVITLAWGLAVFIGVLVAGSISGAHMNPAVTIALTLSGKFSWVWVAPYIVSQIIGAMLGQLLVWTMYYPHYSATDNTDLKLATHCTSPAIKHLPSNFASEVIGTFVLVLAILAMPGVVVHVGDPAIATAYPIDMGALGGIPVAFVVVVIGLSLGGTTGYAINPARDFGPRLFHAIMPIQGKGSSQWSYAWIPILGPILGSVIATGLYLFLKTKGVF, encoded by the coding sequence ATGTTAGAAGCATGTATAGCAGAAGTAATAGGTACAATGTTACTTATTCTTTTAGGTAATGGTGTTGTAGCGGGAGTAGTTTTAAATAAAACTAAATCTCATAATGGGGGTTGGATTGTTATAACATTGGCCTGGGGATTAGCAGTATTTATAGGAGTGTTGGTCGCAGGCTCAATTAGTGGTGCTCACATGAATCCAGCGGTTACCATAGCTCTTACTCTATCAGGCAAATTTTCATGGGTTTGGGTGGCTCCATATATCGTTAGTCAAATTATTGGAGCTATGCTTGGACAGTTGCTTGTTTGGACTATGTACTATCCTCATTACTCAGCAACTGATAATACAGACTTAAAGCTAGCGACACATTGTACTTCTCCGGCTATCAAACATTTACCATCTAATTTTGCTAGTGAAGTTATTGGTACTTTTGTTTTAGTTTTAGCAATATTGGCGATGCCTGGAGTAGTTGTACATGTTGGCGATCCAGCAATTGCAACAGCATATCCGATAGATATGGGTGCTTTAGGTGGTATACCAGTTGCATTTGTGGTGGTTGTGATTGGTTTATCATTAGGTGGAACAACTGGTTATGCTATAAATCCTGCTAGAGATTTTGGTCCAAGATTGTTTCATGCTATTATGCCGATACAAGGAAAAGGTTCTTCTCAATGGAGCTATGCGTGGATACCGATACTTGGTCCTATTTTAGGGAGTGTCATTGCCACAGGTTTATATCTGTTCCTGAAGACAAAAGGAGTTTTCTAA
- the secE gene encoding preprotein translocase subunit SecE: MKKNQGLNKVWVSGATKTSEIKKISKSSSLLLWIIATAIIVFGVVITMYSDVLGGSYSSYNTSLAVVVVLVALVVARFTNQGRRFWAFFQASKLELAKVVWPTRKETMTISAMVIVVVIIFALIISLFGVIFESFIQYFLG; encoded by the coding sequence GTGAAAAAAAATCAAGGTTTAAATAAAGTGTGGGTCAGTGGTGCCACAAAGACTAGTGAAATTAAGAAAATTTCTAAGTCAAGTAGCTTATTGTTGTGGATAATAGCAACAGCAATTATAGTCTTTGGTGTTGTGATCACTATGTACTCTGATGTACTTGGTGGAAGTTATAGTTCCTATAATACATCTTTAGCTGTTGTTGTGGTTTTGGTGGCTTTGGTTGTTGCAAGATTTACGAATCAAGGGCGTCGCTTTTGGGCATTTTTTCAGGCTTCAAAACTTGAGTTGGCAAAGGTTGTATGGCCTACACGCAAAGAGACGATGACGATATCTGCTATGGTTATAGTAGTGGTTATAATTTTTGCACTAATAATATCTTTATTTGGTGTTATATTTGAGAGTTTTATTCAGTATTTTCTGGGTTAA